A single Triticum dicoccoides isolate Atlit2015 ecotype Zavitan chromosome 2A, WEW_v2.0, whole genome shotgun sequence DNA region contains:
- the LOC119355355 gene encoding short-chain dehydrogenase PC-15-like: protein MAVPGGDGEGRGRPVVLVTGCSEGGIGHAMARAFAAEGCAVVATARSRASMRGLEGDPRYLLLELDVRSEESARRAVEDALRELGRVDVLVNNAGVHLVAPVAEVPMESFHQVFDTNVYGTMRMIQAVIPHMMERKEGTIVNVGSITALAPGPWAGAYSASKAALHALSDTLRVELRNFGINVMIVAPGGTKSNIGSNSADKYDQINDWKYYKKYEKSLRARTDISQGAGCVTSEDLAKRVVKLVLKKNPPAWFAYGQFTAILTILYYAPLWFRDYFYRLVMKM, encoded by the exons ATGGCGGTTCCCGGAGGGGACGGAGAGGGGCGGGGGCGGCCGGTGGTGCTGGTGACAGGTTGTTCGGAGGGGGGCATCGGGCACGCGATGGCGCGCGCGTTCGCGGCGGAGGGGTGTGCGGTCGTGGCCACGGCGCGGTCGCGCGCGTCCATGCGCGGGCTCGAGGGTGACCCGCGGTACCTGCTTCTGGAGCTCGACGTGCGTTCCGAAGAGAGCGCGCGCCGCGCCGTTGAGGACGCCCTGCGGGAGCTAGGCCGCGTCGACGTGCTCGTCAACAACGCGGGggtccacctcgtcgcgccggtgGCTGAGGTGCCCATGGAGTCGTTCCACCAGGTTTTTGACACCAATGTTTATG GAACAATGAGGATGATTCAGGCAGTTATTCCCCATATGATGGAAAGAAAAGAAGGTACAATTGTGAATGTTGGAAGCATTACAGCCTTGGCTCCAGGACCATGGGCTGGTGCGTATTCGGCATCAAAAGCCGCTCTTCATGCATTGAGCGATACATTAAG GGTGGAACTAAGAAATTTTGGCATAAATGTCATGATAGTTGCCCCAGGAGGTACAAAGTCAAACATAGGAAGCAATTCTGCAGACAAGTATGATCAAATAAACGACTGGAAGTACTACAAAAAATATGAGAAATCACTTCGAGCCAGGACGGATATATCCCAGGGTGCCGGGTGTGTTACATCAGAAGACCTTGCAAAGAGAGTCGTCAaattggttcttaagaaaaatcctCCTGCTTGGTTCGCCTATGGGCAGTTCACTGCTATTCTGACGATCCTGTATTATGCCCCATTGTGGTTCAGAGATTACTTCTACAGGCTGGTCATGAAAATGTAA